A single region of the Nitrospirota bacterium genome encodes:
- a CDS encoding S8/S53 family peptidase, whose product MSKKSNRSILKGSERVPLHGAVATGPIHDDERFEVTVVVRLKTPLKNLETDGSQYLTHDTYEGADSKDIELVKKFVEEYGLIVVETSTVKRSVYVSGTAAKFSKAFETKIEHYEHEGGTYRGRTGALTVPTELADVIEGVFGIDNRPVARQNYQHYKPTLGVDIKPRGTGTSFTPPQLAKLYNFPTGLDGTGQCIAIIEQGGGFKTSDIHAYFTNLGLPHPTVKVASGSNNTSSPNIQEVTLDIEIAAAIAPKAVIAVYFAASSSDVDFLNVLTKAVHDTINKPSIISISWAGAESNWTDQMKTSCNSEFHIAAALGITVLCAAGDNGSRGGVNDGKAHAEFPASSPYVTACGGTKLIANGNTIFSEEVWNENSAMSATGGGVSDFFGVPAYQNSIKVPSVNDSTHYGRCIPDVAADADPFTGYSVYINGQDTSVGGTSAVAPLWAGLIALINQSLNQNSMKNVGFLNPKIYGSLRMGTFRDIISGNNGGYIASKGWDACTGWGSPNGAKLLGALK is encoded by the coding sequence ATGAGTAAAAAATCCAACCGTTCGATACTAAAAGGCAGTGAGCGGGTTCCACTTCACGGGGCGGTAGCAACTGGTCCAATTCATGATGATGAGCGTTTTGAAGTCACAGTCGTGGTACGCCTAAAAACTCCTCTTAAGAATTTGGAGACAGACGGCTCACAATACCTGACCCATGACACGTACGAGGGTGCTGACTCAAAAGATATAGAGTTAGTTAAGAAATTTGTAGAAGAGTACGGCCTTATAGTGGTAGAAACCAGCACGGTTAAACGCAGCGTATATGTCTCAGGTACGGCTGCCAAATTCTCAAAGGCATTTGAAACAAAGATAGAACACTATGAACACGAGGGAGGCACATACCGTGGCCGCACCGGCGCACTAACCGTGCCAACCGAATTGGCTGATGTCATTGAGGGTGTATTTGGGATAGACAACCGCCCTGTAGCCAGGCAAAATTACCAGCACTATAAGCCAACCCTCGGTGTTGATATTAAACCTCGCGGCACTGGCACCTCATTCACTCCGCCGCAACTGGCAAAATTGTACAATTTTCCAACCGGTTTGGATGGCACAGGGCAATGTATTGCAATCATCGAACAAGGCGGCGGCTTCAAAACGAGTGATATTCATGCCTATTTTACCAACCTCGGCTTGCCTCACCCTACTGTTAAGGTTGCCAGTGGGAGCAACAATACCTCAAGCCCAAATATACAAGAGGTAACGCTTGACATAGAGATAGCGGCTGCAATAGCGCCCAAAGCAGTTATTGCTGTCTATTTTGCCGCATCCAGCTCCGACGTAGATTTCCTAAATGTCCTTACTAAGGCAGTTCATGACACAATCAATAAGCCGTCGATTATCTCTATAAGCTGGGCTGGAGCAGAGTCAAATTGGACAGACCAGATGAAGACCTCGTGTAACAGTGAATTTCACATAGCAGCCGCTTTAGGAATAACAGTACTTTGCGCAGCCGGCGATAATGGCTCAAGGGGCGGAGTGAATGATGGAAAGGCACATGCGGAATTCCCGGCATCCAGCCCATATGTGACCGCTTGTGGGGGCACAAAGCTAATTGCAAACGGCAACACAATATTTAGTGAGGAGGTTTGGAATGAAAACTCCGCCATGAGCGCAACCGGAGGCGGCGTGAGCGATTTCTTTGGCGTACCGGCGTACCAAAATAGCATAAAAGTGCCCTCAGTAAACGATTCCACACATTATGGCCGCTGTATTCCTGATGTTGCTGCTGATGCGGATCCGTTTACAGGTTATTCAGTGTACATTAACGGGCAGGATACATCAGTTGGCGGCACAAGTGCAGTGGCGCCTTTGTGGGCAGGGTTGATTGCGCTGATTAATCAAAGCTTAAATCAAAACTCAATGAAAAATGTTGGATTCCTAAATCCAAAAATCTATGGCTCTCTTCGTATGGGTACTTTCCGTGACATAATAAGCGGTAACAACGGGGGCTATATAGCTAGTAAGGGTTGGGATGCTTGCACGGGTTGGGGCTCGCCAAACGGAGCGAAACTTCTTGGCGCTCTAAAATAG